CCACGATCATCGTGGCCAACCGGCAGGCGGGCATGGTGTTGGCCAAGAGTTTCTACCGCGCCATTGGCACGGTGGGCGGCGCGACGGTCGCCGTGGGCATCGTCGCGGCATTCCCGCAGCAGCGTGATCTGTTCCTGCTGGCCCTTTCGCTGTGGATTGGCGTGTGTTCGGGCGGCGCGACGCTGTATCGCAACTTCAAGTCGTACGCCTTCGTGCTGGGTGGCTACACCGCCGCCATCGTCGCCCTGCCGGTGATCGACAACCCGCCGGGCGTGTTCGATTCCGCGGTGGCTCGCCTTTCCGAAGTGCTGCTGGGCCTGCTCGTCAGCGGAGTAGTGAACGACGTGGTCTTCCCCAGCCGCATGCGCGATGTGTTGCGTCGTTCGGCGCGCGAACAATTCGCTCACTTCGTGGGCTTTGTGCGTGGTGCGACGGAAGGTGCCATCCCGCGCGATGTGATGGAGTCCGCCCACCTCCGCTTCGTGCGTGAAGCGGTAACGCTGGAAGACCTGCGCAGCTCGGTGATCTTCGAGGATGCCGATGCCCGTGCACGCAGCAACCACCTGCGCCTGTTCAACCAGCGCTTCATGGCGGCCTCGACCAGCTTCCAGTCGCTGCACCATCTGGTGAACCGCCTGAAGCGGGCGAAGCGTGACCGCACCGCCGATACCCTGGTCCGCTTGTACGCCCCCATCGGCGAGGCCCTGCATGTGCCGATCGAGGCCGGCATGGGCGCCCGGGTGCTGCTGCCGCGCCTGGCGGATGCACGCACGACCATGCGCGCCCAGGTGCCGGTGTTGCGCGCCACGCTCAGTGATGCGCAGGACCTTCGCGACTACGACACCGGGGCCTCGTTGCTCATGCGCTTCGTCGATGAGCTGCATGCCTACGTCGATGCCGCCGCGTCGTTGCAGGCACCCCGTATCGCCGGTGGTGCCGCCGAGCGCGTGCGCTTCGATCGCGGCAACGATTGGCTTGGCGCGGGTCTCGCGACCTTCCGTACGACGGTCACCATGCTGGTGCTGGGTATTTTCTGGATTGAAAGCGCGTGGCCGCTGGGCTCAAGCGCCATGTTGCTTGCCACCATCTTCGCCGGCCTGTTCGCGACCACGCCGAACCCGACACGCGTCACCTGGATCGTGATGCTGGGTTACCTGTTCGGCATGGCCATGGGCTTCATCTGCGAGTTCTTCGTGCTCACCCAGGTGGATGGCTATGGCCTGCTGGTGGTAGGCATCGCGCCGTTCCTGGCAGTGGGCCTGGTCATGATGATGAGCCGCCGGCTGGGTTCGTTCGGACTGGGCTGGTGCATGGGCTTGGCGTACATCCTCGCGCTGAAGAACGTGCAGACGTACGATCCAGCGCACTTCATCAACGATGCGATCGCGCAGGTGATCGGCCTGGGTGCCGCGGCGGTTTCGTTCGTGGTCATTCCGCCGGCGATCGGCAGCGCCTGGTTGCGTCGCCGCCAGTTGGCCCGCTTGCGCGGCCAGGTGGCACTGGCGGCCGAGGCACCGCTACCGGGCCTGCGTCATCGCTTTGAAAGCGTGAACCATGATCTGGTGAGCCAGGTGGTGGCACAGACGCAGCCGGGCAGTGCGGATTCACGTGCGCTCATTGCATGGGCGCTGGCGGTGCACGAGACCGGCCGTGCGCTGATCGAACTGCGTCATGACATGGCCCGGCGCGAGGTGGCATCCACGTTGCGCCCGTATCTGGAAGATGCGCTGCGATCGCTGGCGCGCTTCTACGAGAAGCCCGACGCGGCCGGCTACCTGCTCGCGCGTGACGCGGTCGCCACGGCGATCGCCAGCGTGGGTGAGCATGAAGGTCACGCGCACCTGCTCGAACACCTGCACCTTGTCCGCATGGCCCTGCTGGATGGTGAATCCGTCCTCGCTGCGTACATGCCCTCCGCTCCGCTTGCCAAGGAGATCGTCCATGCCTCGTGAGATCGCGCTCGGCGACGCCCTCGTACCGGGGCTGCTCGTCCTCTTCGTGTTAGCCCTGGTGGCGCTTGCGCTGCTCGACTGGGTGGCCGGCCGCTTTGGCCTTTATCGCCTGGTATGGCATCCGCCGCTGTTCCGCCTGGGTGTGTTCGTCTGTGTCTTCGGCGCGTTCGCGCTGTTCCTCATCTGAGTGATGCCGTCATGAAACTCGCAACCCTCATCCGCTTTGCCATCACCGCTGCCGTGATCGTCGTCGCGGCCCTCGTAGGCCACGCGCTGTGGAAGCACTACATGTATTCGCCATGGACGCGCGACGGCCGTGTGCGCGCCGAAATCGTGCGCATCGCGCCCGACGTCGCCGGTATCGTCACCGACGTGAAGGTGATCGATAACCAGACGGTGAAGAAGGGCGACCTGCTGTTTGTCGTCGACCAGGCCCGTTACGTGAATGCGCTGAACCAGGCGCAGGCCAACCTGCACGCGGCGGAGGCAGCCGCGCGCGCATCCGGCGCCAGCATCAACGCCGCAGCCGCGAGTGCGCAACAGAGCCGTTCGAACTTCGAGATGTACCAGGCCCAGTCGGAGCGTCGCCAGAAGCTGATCAACAATGTGATCTCGGCTGAAGACAAGGCCAATGCGCTAGCCGCTGCGAATGCCGCGAAGGCAGGTTGGCAGGCTGCGCAGGCAAGCACGAAGCAGGCATCGGCCGCGCAGGAGCAAGCCCTCGCCGCCGTGGCCCAGGCCTCGGTCGAAGTGGCCGCCGCACAGCTCAACCTCGATCGCACGGAAGTGCGTGCCCCGGTGGATGGCTACATCACGAACCTGGACGTGCGCGTAGGTGATTACGCCAGCGCCGGGACGGCGCGCCTTGCGCTCATTGATAGCCATTCCTACTGGATCTACGGCTACTTCGAGGAAACCAAGCTGCCGGGCCTGCGAATCGGCGACCCGGTGGATATCCGCCTGATGGCCGGCGGCCTGCGCCTGAAGGGCTCCGTGGAAAGCATCGCCCGCGGCATCACCGATGCCGATAACCCCACCGGTAGCGACATGCTGGCCGACGTGAACCCCACCTTCAACTGGGTGCGCCTCGCGCAGCGCGTGCCGGTGCGCGTGCATATCGAGGCGGAAAACCTGCCGAAGGGCACGGTGCTTGCGGCCGGCATGACGGCGACGCTGGTGGTGCACCCGTCGCAGGCGGACCAGGTGGCGTCACGCTAACGGGCGATATCTCAGGCCGTGAGGCGCTTCAGGCGTAGCTGGAGCCACTTGTCCACATCGGGCCATTCGGTGGCCAGGATGCTGTAGCAGACCGTATCGCGCAGCGAGCCATCCTCGCGGCGCTTGTGGGCACGGAGCACGCCTTCGCGCCTGGCGCCCAGGCGCTCGATGGCCTTCTGGGAATCCTGGTTGTAGGCATCGGTGTGGAATTCCACCGCGACCACGCCCAGGTTCTGGAACGCGTTATCCAGCAGCAGGTGCTTGCAGGCCGTGTTCAGGTGGCTGCGCTGCCAGCGCTTCGCGTACCAGGTGTAGCCGATGGCCAGCCGGTACGGATCGGGGGTGATGTCGTAATAGCGGCTCGTGCCCACGATGTCGCCGCTGGCTTTCTCGATGACCACCCAGGGGGTCATCCGGCCCTCGACCTGGCCGCGCAGGGCCTTTTCCACGTAGGCCGTCATCTGGCCCGGGGCGGGGACGGTCGTGAACCACAGGTCCCACAGGTTGCCATCCGCCGCGGCCTGCTCCAGGGCGGGCACGTGGGTGAGGGCCATGGGTTCCAGGGCCACCCAGGCGTTTTCCAGGCGATCGGCCATGCGCGGCGCTCCTTCTAAGCGTCCAGGTCGGGAATGAGGCTGCTTTCAATCCGCGCGATGGCGTCCTTCAGCAGTAGCTTGCGCTTCTTCAGCCGGGTGAGCTGGAGCTCGTCGCGGCCGATCGACTGGGCCAGGTGGTCGATGGCGGCGTCGAGGTCCCGGTGCTCCACCTTGAGCTCCGCAAGGCGGTGGGACAGCTGGATCGGATCCTGAACCTGCATGGCGGCGGCCGGCGGCTTGGGGGAAGCCGCAAGTTTACCCCCCGGCGTGCCGCGCCGCAGCAGCTACAATAGGAGGCTCGTCCCTTCCGAAGCACCCCGCGACATGTCCGCCAACCCCGACGCCGCCCGAAAGCACACCTACGAAGCCGGCAAGCTGGCCAAGCGCCTGCGCCGCCAGGTCGGGCAGGCCATTGCCGATTTCGGCATGATCGAGGATGGCGACAAGGTCATGGTCTGCCTTTCCGGCGGCAAGGACTCCTACACCATGCTCGATATCCTGCTTTCACTGCAGGCGAAGGCTCCGGTGCGGTTCGAGCTGATCGCGGTGAACCTGGACCAGAAGCAGCCGGATTTCCCCGAGCACGTGCTTCCGGAATACCTCACCGGGCGCGGCGTGCCGTTCCATATCATCGAGCAGGACACGTACAGCGTCGTCACCCGCGTCATCCCGCAGGGCAAGACGATGTGCAGCCTGTGCTCGCGCATGCGTCGTGGCGCGCTGTACCAGTGGGCTGCCGATAACGGCGTTACCAAGATCGCGCTCGGTCACCACCGCGACGACATCCTCGGGACGTTCTTCCTGAACATGTTCTACCAGGGCAGCCTGAAGGCCATGCCGCCCAAACTGCAGTCCGATGATGGCAAGCACGTCGTGATCCGCCCGCTGGCGTATTGCCGCGAGGACGACATCGCAACCTACGCCGAGGCGAAGGCCTTCCCGATCATTCCCTGCAACCTGTGCGGCTCGCAGGAGAACATGCAGCGCAAGGTGGTGAAGCGCATGCTCGAGGAGTGGGAGAAATCCCATCCGGGTCGCAGCGAAACCATGTTCCGCGCGCTGGGCAATATCGCACCCACCCAGCTGATGGATCGCAACCTGTTCGATTTCGCGGGCCTTGGCGCACGCGAAGGCGCGGCCCGCGCCGATACCCATGCATGGCTCGGCGGTAGCGATACCGCTGACGACAACGACTGATACTTCCCCTTCCACCGTTTCAAGGCCTGACGATCATGACCCTGTTCTCCGCTGTCGAACTCGCCCCGCGCGATCCGATCCTTGGCCTCAACGAAGCCTTTGGCGCCGATACCCGTGCGGACAAGGTGAACCTGGGCGTGGGCGTGTATTACGACGCCAACGGCCACGTGCCGCTGCTGCGCGCCGTGCGCGAGGCGGAAAAAGCGCGCCTGGAGGCGCAGCTGCCGCGCGGTTACCTGCCCATCGATGGCATCGCGCTGTACGACAGCGCCGTGCAGAAACTCCTGTTCGGCGCCGAATCGCCGCTGCTGGCCGATCGCCGCGTGGTCACCGCGCAGGCGCTGGGCGGTACCGGCGCGCTCAAGGTCGGTGCCGACTTCCTCAAGCGCCTTAACCCGGATGTGCCGGTCGCCATCAGCAATCCGAGCTGGGAGAACCACCGCGCGCTGTTCGAATCGGCGGGTTTCCAGGTCGTGGATTACCCGTATTACGACGCCGCCACGCATGGCGTGGATGTGGAAGGCATGCTGGCGGGCCTGGCGAAGCTTCCCAAGGGCTCGGTCGTCGTGCTGCATGCCTGCTGCCATAACCCGACGGGTGTGGACCTGGCGGAGGCCGACTGGAAGCGCGTGATCGAGGCCGTGCGTACGCATGGCCTGGTGCCGTTCCTCGATATCGCCTACCAGGGTTTCGGCGATGGCATCGAGGCCGATGCCGTGGCGGTGCGCCTGTTCGCTCAGGCCGACGTACCGTTCTTCGTCGCCAGCTCGTTCTCCAAATCGTTCTCGCTCTATGGCGAGCGCGTCGGTGCGCTGTCGATCGTCACCGGCTCGCATGACGAAGCCGTGCGCGTGCAGTCGCAGCTTAAGCGTGTCATCCGCACCAACTACTCGAACCCGCCGACCCACGGCGCGGCCGTGGTTTCCGCGGTGCTCAACCACGAAGAACTGCGCGCCACCTGGGAAACGGAACTCGGTGACATGCGCGATCGCATCCGCGCCATGCGTCGTGGCCTCGTGGAGCGCCTGGCCAAGGCGGGCGATTTCGGTTTCATTCAACAGCAGCGCGGCATGTTCTCGTACTCCGGGCTCAGCGGCGCGCAGGTCGATCGCCTGCGCGACGCGTTCGGGATCTATGCCGTGGGCACGGGCCGCATTTGCGTGGCCGCGCTGAACGACAAGAACATTGATCGCGTTGCCGACGCGATCGCCAAGGTCGTCTGAGTCACAGCTCGTATTATCGCCGGCGGGCGCACTGCGCCTGCCACGGCTCATCCTTTGCATGAGAATCACCGATAGATGTTCTTTCGCAACCTGACGCTGTTCCGCTTTTCCGAATCCGTCGCCACCGATCTCGACCGCCTGGACGAAGCGCTGCCTGAGCACCGCCTGCGTCCGGTGGGCCCGATGGAGCTTTCCGCTCGCGGCTTTGTCTCCCCGCTGGGTCGTAACGAAGAAGGCCTCACCCACAACGTGGCCCGCAACACCATGGTCACGGTGGGCAGCGAAGATAAGCTCCTGCCGTCGTCGGTGATCAACGATGAGGTCGCCAACCGCGTCCAGAAGATCGCCGAGGAAGAGGGGCGCAAGGTCGGTGGCCGCGAGCGCAAGAAGATCAAGGACGACGTGATGAACGAACTCGTCCCGCGCGCGTTCGTGCGCAGCTCGCGGATGAAGGCCTACGCCGACAAGAAAAACGGCTGGTTCGTGCTGGATACCTCCAGTCGCAAATCCGCTGAGAACACCCTGAGCCAGGTGCGTGAGGCCCTGGGTAGCTTCCCGGCAGTGCCGCTGGCCCCCGAGGAATCCCCGCGGATCCTGATGACCCATTGGGTGGCCACGGGCGAGCTTCCAGGCGGCCTGGCCCTCGGCGACGAGTGCGAACTGCGTGACCCGGCCACGGCCTCGGGCGCCATTGCCCGCTGCCGCCGCCAGGATCTCGACACGGATGAGATCCGGGAGCACCTGCGCACCGGAAAACAGGTGTTCCAGCTTGGTTTGGTGTTCGATGACCGCATCTCTTTCGTGCTTGGCGAAGACCTGATCCTGCGTAAAATCAAGTTCACGGACGTGGTGCTGGATGAACAGGCGGATAGCCACGAGAACGCCGCCGCCGAAATGGACGCCACCTTCGCCCTGATGGCGCTGGAATACGAGCGCCTGCTGGGCAAGCTCGAAGAGTGGTTCAAGCTGCCGCGCCCGGAGTGATCCGCCGGGCCGGTCGCATCGGTTGATACCGCAGGATGGGATGTTTGTCGGGATCGGTTCGGGACTGGCAACATGGCATTTGAACAAGGCGACTGGCTGGAACTCTCCACCCCGACCGGGGGCACCATCCGTGTGCTCAAGTCGGCGCACCCACGCGCGCGCCGGCTAAGGCTCACGGTGACGCCCAAGGGTGCGCGCCTCACCTATCCCAACGGTACGCACGTGGCGCAGATGACCGCGTTCCTGCGCCATCATGCCGATTGGCTCGAACAAAAGCTCGGCGAGTTCCACATGGATGCCGAGCCGCTGCCTGCGTTGCGCGTAGGCGTGCCCACCACGTTCCCGTTCCGCGGCGAGGATGTAACGCTGGACTGGGCCGAGGGGCCGTATCCGCGCGTGCAGCACGAGGAAGGGAGCATCACGCTGATCATCCCCGGTCCGCATCATCGTGAACTGCTGGTGGCGCGTGGTCTGCTTGCGACATTCTTTGAAGCGCAGATACGCCGGGATGTGTCGCGCTGGTTGCCGGGTTACATCCCGCAGATCAATGCGGCGCCGACGGCGTTGCGTATCCGGCCCTTAAAGAGCTTGTGGGGCAGCCTGGATACGCGCGATCGCATCAACCTGGACCTCGCGCTGGCGCTCGCACCACCGGCGGCGTTGCGCTACGTGCTCGTGCACGAGCTCTGCCACCTGAAGGTGCGCAACCACTCGCCGAAATTCTGGCACTGGGTGGAGAGCATCCTGCCGGAGCATAAGGAGCAGCGTACGTGGTTGCGTGCGCATGGCAGCGCATTGAAGGCGCAGCTGGACCGCCTCATCGCTGATGTAGCCGACTAGTAGGAGCCCACCCTGTGGGCGACATCTTTCGCGACGACTCAGCAGGACCTGCATCCACGTCGCGAACAGCGTCGCCCACAGGGCGGGCTCCTACGTTGGCGCTTAATGCGCCAGCGCAAACCCGGTAATGATCCGCGCGGTTTCCTCAGGCTTCTCCAGCATCGGCATATGGTTGCAACCGTTCATCACGGTAGCGCCGATCGACGGCGAGCTCTTCAGGCCATCGCGTAACGTATCCAGTGCCGAGACATCGATGATCTTGTCATCGTGGCACCAGATGCCCAGCACCGGCATCTGCAGCTTGCCGATGACCGGATCGAGCGCGTAAGCCTGCTCAGGCTGTTTCAGCTCTGCAAACGTCCGCTCGATGAAAGCGTGGTCCTTCATGTTGCGCTCGATCAGCGCATCCTGGATCCGGCCGGGCAGGTGCGGCGGCTTGACGAAGATGCGCGCGAGCAACGCTTCCAGCTGTTCGCGGTCGCTGAAGACGAACGGGTCCTTGCCTGCCTTCACATCGCGGACAAAATCGTTCTCCTTGAACGTGAGGCCCAGCGAGCTCATCAGGCCCAGTGCGGCAACGCGATCCGGGTGATCGGCGGCATACACGCCGGCGATGGCGCCACCCATGGACTGGCCGACCAGCAGGAAGTGCTTCAGGCCGGTGGCCTTCGCGAAGTCTTCGAGCCGTGCGGCCTGGGCAGGAATGCCGTAGTCGCCGTTGTCGTTGCGCGAGGACTCACCCCAACCCGGCAGGTCGGGGATCACCACGTGGAAATGGTCGGTAAGGCCCTTGGCCATCTCCAGCCAGGTTTCCTTGTTGGCCGCGAAACCGTGCAGCAGCACGATGGTCGGGCCCTGGCCACCTTCGTAATACGACCACGTGGTATCGCCAGCGACGACGGTTTGCTTATCGACGTGTGCCTGCATGGCCATGCGCGCCGCATCTGCCCGGAGGAGCAGCTGCGGCGCGGCAAGGTACACCAGGCCCGCGCCAACACCGAGCACCACGGCGACGACCAGAAGGAACTTCAGGCGGCGCAGCAGCAACCGCTGCCACAGCGGGCGGGCCGTTGCGGGATTCACGGGAGCAGGTGATTTGGCCATGTCACTTCTTCTTCGACTTGCCGGCGAGGATGCCTTCCACCGCCTGCTGGGTCATCGGGTGGTAGCCCGACTTCGCCTTTGCATAGGTTTCCTTGGCAAAGGCCAGCCCTTCCGGCGTGCGTGCAAAGGCCTTGTAGACCGGCGTGGTGAGGTACAGGCGGCCGATGCGGGTCATGTGTTCAGCGGCGGCCGTCCACACATCCTTGTCACCCGCGGCGATCGCGTGCGCGTACCAGCGCATGCCGATCTCGGCGTTGGGCGTACCGGTGAGATGCCAGGCGGCGTCGAGCGCCTTCATCTTCTCAAGCGGCGGCACATCCGGCATGCGGTCCAGGAAGTACATCCACTCCTGGGTGTTCCAGGTCTTCGCGTCAAGCTTGCTGGCATCGAGCGTGCCGGCCAGGAACGCGGTGCGCTCCTTGTCGATGTTGTCGAAGCGGGCGGATGTCGGCAGGGGTGCATCTTTCGGGATACCCGGCTGCCAGATCCACGCGCGGGCTTCGGCTTCGCTCATCTTGCCCGGGTACTTATCGAGCAGGTTGGCTTTCAGGTACGCGAACATCGTGTCGGTATCGATGCTCTGGAAGGCGAAGTGGGCGAAATACCCCTTCAGGTAGGCATCGAAGGTCTCACGACCGAAGCGCTGTTCCAGCGTGCGCAGGAACCAGGAGCCCTTGTCGTATGCCACGGAGGACAGCGAATCGTCGGCGCCGACGCCGCGCGCGTCAGGGGTGAGCTTCTGTGTGTTCGCCGGCATGTCGCCGATGGTCTTCTGCAGTTCGCGTGCGGAAAGCAGCGCTTCCTCATCGGCCAGCGACTTGCCGTAGACCGCCTCGGTAATGCGGCCCTGCACGTAGGTCGTG
Above is a genomic segment from Luteibacter aegosomatissinici containing:
- a CDS encoding FUSC family protein, coding for MSAVNPTAAATPDTRQVVVESLREEASIWLFVVKTLVAFFATGWLAMRFDLPAPSTAMLTTIIVANRQAGMVLAKSFYRAIGTVGGATVAVGIVAAFPQQRDLFLLALSLWIGVCSGGATLYRNFKSYAFVLGGYTAAIVALPVIDNPPGVFDSAVARLSEVLLGLLVSGVVNDVVFPSRMRDVLRRSAREQFAHFVGFVRGATEGAIPRDVMESAHLRFVREAVTLEDLRSSVIFEDADARARSNHLRLFNQRFMAASTSFQSLHHLVNRLKRAKRDRTADTLVRLYAPIGEALHVPIEAGMGARVLLPRLADARTTMRAQVPVLRATLSDAQDLRDYDTGASLLMRFVDELHAYVDAAASLQAPRIAGGAAERVRFDRGNDWLGAGLATFRTTVTMLVLGIFWIESAWPLGSSAMLLATIFAGLFATTPNPTRVTWIVMLGYLFGMAMGFICEFFVLTQVDGYGLLVVGIAPFLAVGLVMMMSRRLGSFGLGWCMGLAYILALKNVQTYDPAHFINDAIAQVIGLGAAAVSFVVIPPAIGSAWLRRRQLARLRGQVALAAEAPLPGLRHRFESVNHDLVSQVVAQTQPGSADSRALIAWALAVHETGRALIELRHDMARREVASTLRPYLEDALRSLARFYEKPDAAGYLLARDAVATAIASVGEHEGHAHLLEHLHLVRMALLDGESVLAAYMPSAPLAKEIVHAS
- a CDS encoding DUF1656 domain-containing protein, with product MPREIALGDALVPGLLVLFVLALVALALLDWVAGRFGLYRLVWHPPLFRLGVFVCVFGAFALFLI
- a CDS encoding biotin/lipoyl-binding protein → MKLATLIRFAITAAVIVVAALVGHALWKHYMYSPWTRDGRVRAEIVRIAPDVAGIVTDVKVIDNQTVKKGDLLFVVDQARYVNALNQAQANLHAAEAAARASGASINAAAASAQQSRSNFEMYQAQSERRQKLINNVISAEDKANALAAANAAKAGWQAAQASTKQASAAQEQALAAVAQASVEVAAAQLNLDRTEVRAPVDGYITNLDVRVGDYASAGTARLALIDSHSYWIYGYFEETKLPGLRIGDPVDIRLMAGGLRLKGSVESIARGITDADNPTGSDMLADVNPTFNWVRLAQRVPVRVHIEAENLPKGTVLAAGMTATLVVHPSQADQVASR
- a CDS encoding GNAT family N-acetyltransferase encodes the protein MADRLENAWVALEPMALTHVPALEQAAADGNLWDLWFTTVPAPGQMTAYVEKALRGQVEGRMTPWVVIEKASGDIVGTSRYYDITPDPYRLAIGYTWYAKRWQRSHLNTACKHLLLDNAFQNLGVVAVEFHTDAYNQDSQKAIERLGARREGVLRAHKRREDGSLRDTVCYSILATEWPDVDKWLQLRLKRLTA
- a CDS encoding YdcH family protein, translated to MQVQDPIQLSHRLAELKVEHRDLDAAIDHLAQSIGRDELQLTRLKKRKLLLKDAIARIESSLIPDLDA
- the ttcA gene encoding tRNA 2-thiocytidine(32) synthetase TtcA, whose protein sequence is MSANPDAARKHTYEAGKLAKRLRRQVGQAIADFGMIEDGDKVMVCLSGGKDSYTMLDILLSLQAKAPVRFELIAVNLDQKQPDFPEHVLPEYLTGRGVPFHIIEQDTYSVVTRVIPQGKTMCSLCSRMRRGALYQWAADNGVTKIALGHHRDDILGTFFLNMFYQGSLKAMPPKLQSDDGKHVVIRPLAYCREDDIATYAEAKAFPIIPCNLCGSQENMQRKVVKRMLEEWEKSHPGRSETMFRALGNIAPTQLMDRNLFDFAGLGAREGAARADTHAWLGGSDTADDND
- a CDS encoding amino acid aminotransferase — its product is MTLFSAVELAPRDPILGLNEAFGADTRADKVNLGVGVYYDANGHVPLLRAVREAEKARLEAQLPRGYLPIDGIALYDSAVQKLLFGAESPLLADRRVVTAQALGGTGALKVGADFLKRLNPDVPVAISNPSWENHRALFESAGFQVVDYPYYDAATHGVDVEGMLAGLAKLPKGSVVVLHACCHNPTGVDLAEADWKRVIEAVRTHGLVPFLDIAYQGFGDGIEADAVAVRLFAQADVPFFVASSFSKSFSLYGERVGALSIVTGSHDEAVRVQSQLKRVIRTNYSNPPTHGAAVVSAVLNHEELRATWETELGDMRDRIRAMRRGLVERLAKAGDFGFIQQQRGMFSYSGLSGAQVDRLRDAFGIYAVGTGRICVAALNDKNIDRVADAIAKVV
- a CDS encoding recombination-associated protein RdgC → MFFRNLTLFRFSESVATDLDRLDEALPEHRLRPVGPMELSARGFVSPLGRNEEGLTHNVARNTMVTVGSEDKLLPSSVINDEVANRVQKIAEEEGRKVGGRERKKIKDDVMNELVPRAFVRSSRMKAYADKKNGWFVLDTSSRKSAENTLSQVREALGSFPAVPLAPEESPRILMTHWVATGELPGGLALGDECELRDPATASGAIARCRRQDLDTDEIREHLRTGKQVFQLGLVFDDRISFVLGEDLILRKIKFTDVVLDEQADSHENAAAEMDATFALMALEYERLLGKLEEWFKLPRPE
- a CDS encoding M48 family metallopeptidase, encoding MAFEQGDWLELSTPTGGTIRVLKSAHPRARRLRLTVTPKGARLTYPNGTHVAQMTAFLRHHADWLEQKLGEFHMDAEPLPALRVGVPTTFPFRGEDVTLDWAEGPYPRVQHEEGSITLIIPGPHHRELLVARGLLATFFEAQIRRDVSRWLPGYIPQINAAPTALRIRPLKSLWGSLDTRDRINLDLALALAPPAALRYVLVHELCHLKVRNHSPKFWHWVESILPEHKEQRTWLRAHGSALKAQLDRLIADVAD
- a CDS encoding alpha/beta fold hydrolase, whose translation is MAKSPAPVNPATARPLWQRLLLRRLKFLLVVAVVLGVGAGLVYLAAPQLLLRADAARMAMQAHVDKQTVVAGDTTWSYYEGGQGPTIVLLHGFAANKETWLEMAKGLTDHFHVVIPDLPGWGESSRNDNGDYGIPAQAARLEDFAKATGLKHFLLVGQSMGGAIAGVYAADHPDRVAALGLMSSLGLTFKENDFVRDVKAGKDPFVFSDREQLEALLARIFVKPPHLPGRIQDALIERNMKDHAFIERTFAELKQPEQAYALDPVIGKLQMPVLGIWCHDDKIIDVSALDTLRDGLKSSPSIGATVMNGCNHMPMLEKPEETARIITGFALAH